The proteins below come from a single Miscanthus floridulus cultivar M001 chromosome 1, ASM1932011v1, whole genome shotgun sequence genomic window:
- the LOC136550453 gene encoding metal transporter Nramp2-like: protein MASRDLAESLLPGGGGGASTSHDEYEERAYDSDDKISIAISDSDGENDGAPASRPTFSWRKLWRFTGPGFLMCIAFLDPGNLEGDLQAGAAAGYQLLWLLMWATVMGALMQLLSARLGVATGKHLAELCREEYPTWATRALWAMTELALVGADIQEVIGSAIAIKILSGGTVPLWGGVVITAFDCFIFLFLENYGVRKLEAFFAVLIATMAVSFAVMFGETKPSGKELLIGLVVPKLSSKTIKQAVGIVGCIIMPHNVFLHSALVQSRKIDTNKKSRVEEAVYYYNIESILALIVSFFINICVTTVFAKGFYGSKQADNIGLENAGQYLQEKYGTAFFPILYIWAIGLLASGQSSTVTGTYAGQFVMGGFLNLRLKKWLRAMITRSFAIIPTMIVALFFDTEDPTMDILNEALNVLQSIQIPFALIPLITLVSKEKIMGSFVIGPITKVISWIVTVFLMLINGYLILSFYITDVRGAFLRSSLCVVLIVYLAFIVYLIVQNTSLYSRLCSSMSKSS, encoded by the exons ATGGCGTCCCGCGACCTCGCCGAGAGCCTCCTCCCCGGCGGCGGGGGCGGAGCCTCCACCTCACACGACGAATACGAGGAGCGCGCGTACGACTCCGACGACAAGATCTCCATCGCCATCTCGGATTCCGACGGCGAAAACGACGGCGCGCCGGCGTCGCGCCCAACCTTCTCGTGGCGGAAGCTCTGGCGCTTCACGGGCCCGGGTTTCCTCATGTGCATCGCGTTCCTGGACCCGGGCAACCTGGAGGGGGACCTGCAGGCGGGCGCCGCCGCGGGGTACCAGCTGTTGTGGCTGCTCATGTGGGCGACGGTCATGGGCGCGCTGATGCAGCTGCTCTCCGCGCGGCTCGGCGTGGCCACGGGGAAGCACCTCGCAGAGCTCTGCCGCGAGGAGTACCCGACCTGGGCCACGCGCGCGCTCTGGGCCATGACGGAGCTGGCGCTCGTCGGCGCCGATATACAGGAGGTGATTGGCAGCGCGATTGCCATCAAGATCCTCTCGGGGGGCACCGTGCCGCTCTGGGGTGGCGTCGTCATCACCGCGTTCGATTG cttcatctttctcttcctggAGAATTATGGCGTGAGGAAACTGGAGGCATTTTTCGCTGTATTGATTGCAACTATGGCTGTTTCATTTGCGGTTATGTTTGGTGAAACAAAGCCTAGTGGCAAGGAACTTCTGATCG GTTTGGTGGTTCCAAAATTGAGCTCAAAGACAATTAAGCAAGCGGTTGGAATTGTGGGCTGCATCATCATGCCTCACAATGTTTTCTTGCATTCAGCACTAGTGCAGTCCAGGAAGATTGACACAAACAAGAAATCTCGTGTTGAAGAAGCAGTTTACTACTACAACATTGAGTCAATTCTTGCACTCATTGTGTCCTTCTTTATTAACATCTGTGTCACAACAGTTTTTGCCAAAGGATTTTATGGATCTAAACAGGCTGACAATATAGGTCTTGAGAATGCTGGGCAGTACTTACAGGAAAAATATGGAACTGCATTCTTTCCCATCCTCTATATCTGGGCTATTGGTTTGTTAGCATCTGGGCAGAGTAGCACAGTTACTGGCACATACGCAGGACAATTTGTTATGGGAGGTTTCCTTAATCTTCGATTGAAGAAGTGGCTACGAGCAATGATTACTCGAAGTTTTGCCATTATTCCAACTATGATTGTGGCTTTATTTTTCGATACTGAAGATCCTACTATGGATATTCTGAATGAAGCACTCAATGTTCTTCAATCCATACAGATTCCATTTGCTCTAATTCCTCTCATCACCCTCGTTTCAAAGGAGAAAATCATGGGGTCGTTCGTAATTGGTCCCATCACCAAA GTGATTAGCTGGATTGTTACGGTATTTCTGATGCTTATCAATGGGTATCTTATACTGTCTTTCTACATTACTGATGTCCGGGGTGCATTTCTTCGCTCAAGCTTGTGTGTTGTGTTGATTGTTTACCTTGCATTCATCGTCTATCTTATTGTGCAAAATACTTCGCTGTATTCTCGCCTTTGCTCATCAATGTCGAAGAGCTCATGA